Proteins from a single region of Enoplosus armatus isolate fEnoArm2 chromosome 6, fEnoArm2.hap1, whole genome shotgun sequence:
- the dnajc24 gene encoding dnaJ homolog subfamily C member 24: MCEAAEKDLYAVLGASPSDSVQQLRRRYQQLALQCHPDRLGGECPSEAESGVKRFLEVDAAWRILSDQNTRRQYDLQRRAQELKQDGPLDSTVYLEDMIWDHDECVYTYSCRCGGGFSVSEEEVKGETRWRERDGEEEEAEEEEPRGVAICCDTCSLSVCVTWSLHRKTELLQCQ, translated from the exons ATGTGTGAAGCGGCAGAGAAAGACCTGTATGCTGTCCTGGGAGCCAGCCCTTCAGACTCAGTCCAGCAGCTCAGACGCAGATACCAGCAGCTGGCCTTACAG TGCCACCCAGACCGCCTTGGAGGCGAGTGTCCTTCAGAAGCAGAGTCTGGCGTGAAGAGGTTTCTAGAAGTTGATGCAGCCTGGAGGATCCTGAGTGACCAGAACACCAGGAGACAGTATGACCTGCAGAGGCGAG CGCAGGAACTGAAACAGGATGGGCCACTGGATTCTACAGTCTATCTGGAGGACATGATCTGGGACCACG atgaatgtgtgtatacatacagcTGCCGCTGTGGAGGAGGATTCAGCGTctcggaggaggaggtgaagggggaGACGCGATGGAGGGAGCGGGATGGCGAAgaggaggaagcggaggaggaagagccCAGAGGAGTGGCCATTTGCTGTGACACATGCTCCCTCAGTGTGTGCGTCACATGGTCGCTGCATAGAAAGACTGAACTGTTACAATGCCAATGA